A stretch of Clostridium formicaceticum DNA encodes these proteins:
- the istA gene encoding IS21 family transposase — MISLVEKQEIILSHFREGKSQWEIHRRTGIDRKTIRKYIREYEKKKRDLLNSQEEDKELITDIISAPKYDSSNRIRRKLTDEIIERIHFFLKENEIKKATGRSKQQKKKIDIYEALIEEGYDISYPTVCTYIRENCKQTKEAYIRQEYHLGEICEFDWGYVNLIIDGKPKTLQMAAFTSAKGNYRYARLYHNQRMEHFLDVHVKFFNQIEGVYQTVVYDNMKVAVKRFVSKTEKEPTEDLLKLSLYYGFRYRFCNTCSGNEKGHVERSIEYIRRKVFGKRDTFKNLDEANEYLQEVLVKLNNRITEYNDGKSPRDVLEEEKPYLLELMPSYDTARTAELRVNKYSVISIDENKYSVPDDLVGKFVFVKIYPETIFVYHQNKLIAQHNRNYGVHTWNIKIEHYIKTIKKKPGSLHSSTAMRQMNPTLQTIYNKYYTENPKDFIDLLELIGQKGLEKVENIIKDLEKLSPIGVNTEKIKMLCNRNEDEGKVINRERTTQIEEQSKLILSHYGNLLKGSCVAFKKEAKII, encoded by the coding sequence ATGATCAGTTTAGTGGAAAAACAAGAAATAATTCTATCACATTTCAGGGAGGGAAAGTCCCAGTGGGAGATTCATAGGAGAACTGGAATTGATAGAAAAACCATAAGAAAATATATTAGGGAGTATGAAAAGAAAAAAAGAGATTTACTCAACTCTCAGGAGGAAGATAAGGAACTAATAACAGATATTATCTCAGCACCAAAGTATGATAGCAGCAATAGGATTAGAAGAAAGCTAACAGATGAGATAATAGAGAGGATTCACTTTTTCCTCAAGGAAAATGAGATAAAGAAAGCTACAGGAAGGAGTAAACAACAGAAGAAAAAGATTGATATTTATGAAGCTCTAATTGAAGAAGGTTATGATATAAGCTATCCAACAGTATGTACCTACATCAGGGAGAATTGTAAGCAAACCAAAGAAGCCTACATAAGACAAGAGTATCATCTAGGGGAAATATGTGAATTTGATTGGGGTTATGTGAATCTTATCATAGATGGCAAGCCTAAGACTCTGCAAATGGCAGCCTTCACCAGTGCTAAAGGCAACTATCGTTATGCTAGGTTGTATCATAACCAAAGGATGGAGCACTTTCTAGATGTCCATGTGAAGTTTTTTAACCAAATTGAAGGGGTTTATCAAACAGTAGTTTATGACAATATGAAGGTAGCTGTAAAAAGGTTTGTCAGTAAAACAGAAAAGGAACCTACAGAAGATCTTTTGAAGTTATCCTTGTATTACGGGTTTAGATATAGATTTTGCAATACCTGTAGCGGCAATGAAAAAGGTCATGTGGAAAGAAGTATCGAGTACATAAGGAGAAAGGTTTTTGGCAAAAGAGATACCTTTAAAAACCTTGATGAAGCCAATGAATATCTTCAAGAAGTATTAGTTAAACTGAATAACCGCATAACAGAGTACAACGATGGTAAAAGTCCTAGAGATGTCCTTGAGGAAGAGAAACCATATCTTCTTGAATTAATGCCTAGTTATGATACCGCTAGAACGGCAGAGCTTAGAGTCAATAAATATTCTGTCATAAGCATTGATGAAAACAAATACTCTGTTCCCGATGATCTAGTAGGTAAGTTCGTCTTTGTAAAAATATATCCAGAAACAATCTTTGTCTACCATCAAAATAAGCTCATAGCTCAGCATAACAGAAACTATGGTGTTCACACTTGGAATATTAAGATAGAGCATTACATAAAAACCATAAAAAAGAAGCCTGGGTCACTTCATTCCAGCACAGCCATGCGACAAATGAACCCCACGCTTCAAACCATATACAATAAATATTATACCGAAAATCCTAAGGATTTCATAGACCTTCTTGAATTAATTGGTCAAAAAGGATTAGAAAAAGTTGAGAATATCATTAAAGATTTGGAAAAGCTCAGTCCCATAGGAGTTAATACAGAGAAGATAAAAATGCTTTGTAACAGAAATGAAGACGAAGGAAAAGTCATTAATCGCGAAAGGACTACTCAAATAGAAGAACAATCTAAATTAATATTAAGCCATTATGGTAATCTTCTTAAAGGTTCCTGTGTAGCCTTTAAGAAGGAGGCGAAAATCATATGA
- a CDS encoding carbohydrate ABC transporter permease — MRLGKRWIQGIHICLLWTGAILVIMPFLWMLSTSLKAPYEVLQVPIRLLPEKLQWGNYVTVFQATPLLRYFLNSLVITTLGTIGTLLTTILAAFAFSKLNFLGRDILFSFLVATMIVPSEILLIPNFVTLSQLGWIDSYKALIVPYLASVFFVFLLRQCFLDIPKELHLTAKVDGCSDFKFLWYIMVPIASPAIATIGLLKIINSWNSFMWPLIVTNSQSMRTLPVALTYFQTEAGTSYHLLMAATTMILVPIFLSYLFLQKYIIEGIARGGTKG; from the coding sequence ATGAGATTGGGGAAAAGATGGATACAAGGGATACATATATGTCTGTTATGGACAGGTGCAATATTAGTAATAATGCCTTTTTTATGGATGCTAAGCACATCTCTTAAAGCACCCTATGAAGTATTGCAGGTACCTATTCGTTTATTACCAGAAAAACTTCAATGGGGCAACTATGTTACGGTTTTTCAAGCCACTCCTTTATTAAGATATTTTTTAAACAGTCTTGTTATAACTACATTAGGTACAATAGGTACATTGTTGACTACTATCTTAGCAGCCTTTGCCTTTTCAAAGTTGAATTTTCTAGGAAGGGATATATTGTTTTCTTTTTTAGTAGCTACGATGATTGTACCCAGTGAAATTCTATTAATACCCAACTTTGTTACCCTTAGTCAGCTAGGGTGGATTGACAGCTACAAAGCATTGATTGTTCCATATTTAGCCAGTGTCTTTTTTGTTTTTTTATTGCGTCAATGTTTTTTAGATATACCCAAAGAACTTCATTTAACGGCGAAGGTGGATGGGTGTTCAGATTTTAAATTTTTATGGTATATTATGGTACCTATTGCAAGCCCAGCTATTGCTACCATTGGGTTACTAAAAATTATTAATAGCTGGAATTCATTTATGTGGCCTTTAATCGTAACCAACTCTCAAAGCATGAGGACTTTGCCTGTGGCACTTACTTATTTTCAAACTGAGGCGGGAACAAGTTATCATCTATTAATGGCTGCTACCACAATGATTCTTGTACCTATATTTTTAAGCTATTTATTTTTACAAAAATATATTATTGAAGGAATTGCAAGGGGAGGAACAAAGGGCTAA
- a CDS encoding amino acid ABC transporter permease, which yields MVNFDIQFALRLVPLMMQYLKVTLLLSVLTMIIGLIIAFIISLIIDARITFLSPLMKIYVSFFRGTPLLAQLFLLYFGLAQVIPVLLKLSAFNAALIVLSLNSAAFMSEAIRGAIMGIDKGQMEACMSIGMTYWQAMRRIILPQAIRTAIPALSNSFINIVKSSSLAYTIGVTEMMAMAQLEAASSYRYLEAFVVIILVYWLIISVLTYMQDKLELRLNQY from the coding sequence GTGGTAAATTTTGATATTCAATTCGCATTAAGATTAGTACCATTAATGATGCAATACTTAAAAGTAACACTTTTGTTATCTGTACTTACTATGATAATAGGATTGATAATAGCCTTTATCATATCACTGATAATTGATGCTAGAATAACTTTTTTATCCCCCTTGATGAAAATATATGTTTCTTTCTTTAGAGGAACACCACTTTTAGCACAATTATTCTTATTATACTTTGGTTTAGCGCAGGTTATTCCTGTGCTTCTAAAGTTAAGTGCCTTTAATGCTGCCCTTATTGTACTAAGTCTTAATTCAGCAGCTTTCATGTCGGAAGCTATTAGAGGAGCTATTATGGGAATAGATAAAGGGCAAATGGAGGCATGTATGTCTATTGGGATGACCTATTGGCAGGCTATGAGACGAATTATATTACCACAAGCTATACGAACAGCAATACCGGCATTGTCGAATAGCTTTATAAATATAGTGAAAAGTTCATCATTAGCCTATACAATAGGGGTGACAGAAATGATGGCAATGGCTCAATTAGAGGCTGCTTCTAGCTATAGGTATTTAGAAGCTTTCGTAGTCATTATTTTAGTCTATTGGCTAATCATAAGTGTTTTAACATATATGCAAGATAAACTAGAACTAAGACTAAATCAATACTAG
- a CDS encoding MalY/PatB family protein, with product MRYNFDEVINRVGTGSLKWDGIEERLGIKDEGLLPMWVADMDMRSPQPVLDAIKKKLDHGILGYAGGYKEYYEAIINWMKHRHQWEIQKEWIVFGGNLVSILSRAIRTFTNPGDKVIVQSPVFATFFHIIEDNGRRVVNNLLKFSGEKYEIDFDDLETKFDSKVKLMLLCSPHNPVGRVWSRDELVRLGKLCMKNNVIVISDEIHAETVFKRNKHIPFASISETFSQNSIICTSPHKAFNIVFVNPKFLYILIEISPRGVKKLLFLKPSFGFF from the coding sequence ATGAGATATAATTTTGATGAAGTGATAAATAGAGTGGGCACTGGTTCTTTAAAATGGGATGGAATAGAAGAGCGTTTAGGAATAAAAGATGAAGGCCTTTTACCTATGTGGGTAGCTGATATGGATATGAGAAGTCCTCAGCCAGTACTAGATGCAATTAAAAAGAAACTAGACCATGGTATATTAGGATATGCTGGAGGCTATAAAGAATACTATGAAGCTATAATCAACTGGATGAAGCATAGGCATCAATGGGAAATTCAAAAAGAATGGATTGTATTTGGTGGTAATTTGGTGTCTATTTTAAGTAGGGCTATAAGAACTTTTACGAATCCTGGGGATAAAGTCATTGTACAATCTCCCGTATTTGCAACTTTTTTTCATATAATAGAAGATAATGGTAGGCGTGTTGTAAATAATCTACTAAAATTTAGTGGAGAAAAATACGAAATAGATTTTGATGATTTAGAAACAAAGTTTGATTCCAAGGTAAAATTGATGTTGCTTTGTAGTCCACATAACCCAGTGGGTAGAGTTTGGAGCCGTGATGAGTTGGTAAGACTAGGAAAACTCTGTATGAAAAACAATGTGATTGTTATATCGGATGAAATTCATGCTGAAACAGTTTTTAAAAGGAATAAGCATATACCCTTCGCATCGATTTCTGAAACCTTCTCTCAAAATAGTATTATTTGTACTTCTCCTCATAAGGCTTTTAACATTGTATTTGTCAATCCAAAATTCCTCTATATACTAATTGAAATTTCCCCTAGGGGAGTAAAAAAATTATTGTTCCTCAAGCCATCGTTTGGTTTCTTTTAA
- a CDS encoding transporter substrate-binding domain-containing protein, giving the protein MINKRKGIIILGLMLVALLALWGCSNTEVTEVTGSEETVVEEVVKEKLVVGTSGEYYPWAFQKDGELQGFEIDVWKEIAKRNNLEISFETSKFSGLIGMLDTGRIDTIAHQMSITEERKEKYNFTEPYAYSFYDFAVKGDSKLKLLDDLKGKSVGCWQGGNGERTLRAINEEYSLNLDIKTYDGVPIEKEVELGRIDAGWQGEVKTLATIEQNNLDLKLLGTKLVFETNAYPFVKGSEKDALRKDISKAIRDMHEDGTLSNLSQNWFDLDTTVKP; this is encoded by the coding sequence ATGATTAATAAAAGAAAAGGAATTATCATTTTAGGACTTATGTTAGTAGCTCTACTAGCATTATGGGGATGTAGTAATACAGAAGTTACAGAAGTCACTGGCTCAGAAGAAACAGTAGTGGAAGAAGTTGTTAAAGAAAAACTTGTAGTAGGCACTTCTGGAGAATACTATCCATGGGCATTTCAAAAAGATGGAGAGTTACAAGGCTTTGAGATTGATGTATGGAAAGAAATTGCTAAAAGAAATAATTTAGAAATAAGCTTTGAGACTTCTAAGTTTAGTGGACTTATAGGCATGTTAGATACAGGAAGAATAGATACGATTGCACACCAAATGTCTATAACAGAAGAGAGAAAAGAGAAGTATAATTTTACAGAACCTTATGCTTATAGTTTCTATGATTTCGCAGTAAAAGGTGATAGTAAATTAAAGTTATTAGATGACCTAAAAGGAAAGAGTGTAGGGTGTTGGCAAGGCGGCAATGGAGAAAGAACGTTAAGAGCAATTAATGAAGAGTATAGTCTTAATTTAGATATTAAAACTTATGATGGTGTACCCATCGAGAAAGAGGTGGAACTAGGCCGTATTGATGCTGGTTGGCAAGGTGAAGTTAAGACATTAGCCACAATAGAGCAGAATAATCTTGATTTAAAACTATTAGGTACAAAGTTAGTCTTTGAAACAAATGCTTATCCATTTGTTAAAGGCAGTGAAAAAGATGCATTGAGAAAAGATATAAGTAAAGCTATAAGAGATATGCATGAAGATGGTACGCTATCAAACCTTTCACAAAACTGGTTTGATCTAGATACAACTGTAAAACCATAA
- the istB gene encoding IS21-like element helper ATPase IstB — translation MNHKDIYEKIALFSKELKLPYILRHFKEELTEANKDSKTYDTFLYDLLEKEYDLRKDNGRKSRIRSARFPYKKYLEDLIIEDLPEDARNKVKVFSTLEFIETGQNIILAGNPGTGKTHMAIGLGIKACNVGYKVLFTTIPLLVNELKESRSEKNLRAFEKRFEKYDLIIADELGYISFDKEASELLFTYLSLRAGRKSTIITTNLSFERWDEIFKDPVMTAAMIDRLTHKSYIVNMNGNSYRLKETKRWLEEQ, via the coding sequence ATGAACCATAAAGACATCTATGAAAAAATAGCATTGTTTTCTAAAGAACTTAAGCTGCCATATATTCTAAGGCATTTTAAAGAAGAACTTACCGAAGCCAATAAAGACTCTAAAACCTATGACACTTTCCTTTACGATCTTTTAGAAAAAGAATATGACCTTAGAAAAGACAATGGGAGGAAGAGCAGGATTAGAAGTGCAAGATTTCCATATAAAAAATACCTTGAAGATTTAATCATAGAAGATTTGCCAGAAGATGCAAGAAATAAAGTGAAGGTGTTTTCAACCCTTGAATTTATTGAAACGGGTCAAAATATTATCCTTGCAGGTAACCCAGGCACGGGGAAGACCCATATGGCTATTGGTTTGGGCATAAAAGCCTGTAATGTAGGCTATAAAGTCCTATTCACTACCATTCCCCTATTGGTGAATGAATTAAAGGAAAGTAGGTCAGAAAAAAACCTTCGTGCCTTTGAAAAAAGGTTTGAAAAGTATGATTTAATCATAGCCGATGAATTAGGATATATCTCCTTTGATAAGGAGGCTTCCGAGCTACTTTTCACATACTTATCTTTGAGAGCGGGTAGAAAATCAACCATTATCACAACCAATCTTTCCTTTGAAAGGTGGGATGAAATATTTAAAGATCCAGTTATGACAGCAGCTATGATAGATAGATTAACCCATAAATCTTATATAGTAAATATGAATGGTAATTCTTACAGATTAAAAGAAACCAAACGATGGCTTGAGGAACAATAA
- a CDS encoding amino acid ABC transporter ATP-binding protein, translating to MLNLRNIHKSFGDLQVLKGVNLEVKQGEVKAIIGPSGTGKSTLLRCINYLEKPNEGEIILDKLQLNAKIITKKEICELRESTAMVFQNFNLFKNKTVLENIIESLVLIKKIEKNKAIEIGMDILRKVGLEEKRNVYPAKLSGGQQQRVAIGRALAVNPKVILFDEPTSSLDPELVGEVLELIKKLARENMTMVIVTHEMNFAREVADRIAFMDGGKVLQEGTPEEIFSSITNPRITKFISRLSR from the coding sequence ATGTTAAATTTAAGGAATATACATAAAAGCTTTGGAGATTTACAGGTTTTAAAGGGTGTAAATCTAGAGGTTAAGCAGGGTGAGGTAAAGGCAATAATTGGGCCTTCTGGAACAGGAAAATCAACTTTATTAAGGTGTATCAATTATTTAGAAAAACCAAATGAAGGAGAGATTATTCTAGATAAGCTACAGTTGAATGCAAAAATCATAACAAAAAAAGAAATTTGTGAGCTTAGGGAGTCTACAGCTATGGTTTTTCAGAACTTTAATTTGTTTAAGAATAAGACAGTGCTTGAAAATATCATAGAGTCCTTGGTATTAATAAAGAAAATTGAAAAAAACAAGGCTATAGAAATAGGTATGGATATTTTAAGAAAAGTTGGATTAGAAGAAAAAAGAAATGTTTATCCTGCTAAATTATCTGGTGGACAGCAGCAAAGAGTGGCTATAGGCAGAGCTTTAGCTGTCAATCCAAAGGTCATCTTATTTGATGAACCTACATCTTCCTTAGACCCGGAACTAGTAGGTGAGGTACTAGAGCTTATCAAAAAACTAGCTAGGGAAAATATGACCATGGTTATTGTCACTCATGAAATGAATTTTGCTAGAGAAGTAGCTGATAGAATAGCCTTCATGGATGGAGGGAAGGTATTACAAGAAGGAACACCAGAAGAGATTTTCTCATCTATAACAAATCCAAGAATTACAAAGTTTATCAGTAGATTGAGTAGATAA
- a CDS encoding 5'-nucleotidase C-terminal domain-containing protein, whose amino-acid sequence MYDIDIKENLPFNNTICTMELKGRDIKKLIERSIDALWGRLQTDGIIYDIVDGEKKIQNIKLKNGDALDLEKKYKVATSDYLADGGDFFSEFQRGCNRRTSNIIIREAIMKTIIK is encoded by the coding sequence ATTTATGATATAGATATAAAAGAAAATCTTCCCTTTAATAATACTATTTGTACTATGGAACTGAAGGGTAGAGACATAAAAAAACTTATAGAGAGGTCTATTGATGCGTTGTGGGGAAGACTGCAGACGGATGGTATTATATATGACATTGTAGATGGAGAGAAAAAAATTCAAAATATAAAGCTGAAGAACGGAGATGCTTTAGATCTAGAAAAAAAATATAAAGTAGCTACCAGTGATTATTTAGCCGATGGCGGTGACTTTTTTTCTGAATTTCAAAGGGGATGTAATAGAAGAACTAGTAATATCATAATTAGGGAAGCTATAATGAAAACAATAATAAAATAA
- a CDS encoding ABC transporter substrate-binding protein, whose product MKKRVLIAVILVLSMLLSACGGSSENQEKPTAEVVKNEYGIATEITEPVVIEFWNSMTGVDGKILEEITDRFNEEHDMIEVKLVYQGGYRDLFEKLMASARAGQLPALSQIYSNRLSWYVNQGLVEALDPYMNHPEIGYTEEEVMDIIEAFRDDGVWNDTYYALPFNKSSQRLYYIQDMFDEAGIDVPTTWEELEKAAAILTKDLDGNGQKDIYGLVLQNDIATDIAPWVWQAGGKHMSDDEDTIFFESEATIEAISFINGLIQQDIARLAGEDGGSNIPFEQGRAAMAIASTSRIPSIRANITPGTNWGIAPLPAHKEDVQLYFGTNVTMFNTSEPEEKLAAFIYLKYLINTENAIYWAMNTGYLPIRYSVLEMEEFKAYGKENPIDVAGLEGIENGRQGERLIGAMSALDVLGEELEQLIHNRKTIDEALADAQRRGLQAIEQARRN is encoded by the coding sequence ATGAAAAAAAGAGTATTGATTGCGGTGATATTAGTATTAAGTATGCTGTTATCTGCTTGTGGAGGGTCCAGTGAAAACCAGGAGAAACCAACAGCAGAAGTAGTGAAAAATGAATATGGTATTGCAACTGAAATTACGGAACCAGTTGTCATCGAATTTTGGAACTCTATGACAGGAGTAGATGGTAAGATTTTAGAAGAGATCACCGATAGATTTAATGAAGAACATGATATGATTGAGGTTAAGCTGGTATACCAAGGGGGATATCGTGATTTATTTGAAAAGCTTATGGCTTCAGCAAGAGCTGGTCAGTTACCAGCTTTATCACAGATTTATTCAAATCGATTATCATGGTACGTAAATCAGGGACTAGTAGAAGCTTTAGATCCTTATATGAATCATCCTGAAATTGGATATACTGAAGAAGAAGTAATGGATATTATAGAAGCTTTCAGAGATGATGGAGTATGGAATGACACTTATTATGCACTTCCCTTTAATAAAAGCTCCCAAAGATTATATTATATTCAAGATATGTTTGATGAAGCAGGAATTGATGTGCCTACAACTTGGGAAGAACTAGAAAAAGCAGCTGCTATTTTGACAAAAGACTTAGACGGAAATGGACAGAAGGATATATACGGATTAGTATTACAAAATGATATTGCTACAGATATAGCACCTTGGGTATGGCAAGCAGGTGGCAAGCATATGAGTGACGATGAAGACACTATTTTTTTTGAATCAGAAGCTACGATAGAAGCAATATCATTTATTAACGGCTTAATTCAGCAGGATATTGCTAGATTAGCAGGTGAAGATGGAGGATCTAATATTCCATTTGAACAAGGAAGAGCAGCGATGGCAATCGCCTCTACATCAAGAATACCTAGTATTAGAGCTAATATTACCCCAGGAACCAATTGGGGAATAGCACCACTTCCTGCTCATAAAGAAGATGTTCAACTGTACTTTGGTACAAATGTTACTATGTTTAATACATCAGAACCGGAAGAGAAGTTAGCTGCCTTTATTTATTTAAAATATCTTATAAATACAGAAAATGCTATATATTGGGCTATGAATACAGGATACTTGCCAATCAGATATTCTGTATTAGAAATGGAAGAATTTAAAGCATACGGCAAAGAAAATCCAATAGATGTGGCAGGTCTTGAAGGGATAGAAAATGGAAGACAGGGAGAGCGACTAATAGGTGCAATGTCTGCTCTAGATGTACTTGGAGAAGAGCTAGAACAATTAATACATAATCGTAAAACTATAGATGAGGCTTTAGCAGATGCCCAAAGAAGAGGTTTACAGGCAATAGAGCAAGCAAGAAGAAACTAA
- a CDS encoding carbohydrate ABC transporter permease has translation MDTREQVVKKSHSVRRYFSLKTREIKTRKSYSIKAFFYLLPALLVLGTFQIYPIIKALGMSFYTEYSYINNEVYARGFDNFEYILSDPDFYLSLKNTFIFVIGVVPLNLVVSVGFALLLNRVGFWKKFFCGVYFLPFITSTVAVAMVWRWMFNSQYGLVNHFLSYFGMLPIAWLSTPSLTIPILILFSVWKGMGYRIIIFVAGLQSIDETYYKAARIDGATAFQRFWHITLPLLTPTLIFVIITSFIGAFKIFDEVYVLYNGTSGPLKSGLTMVYYIFMKFYQNWEFTNAAAASFVLFAIVLVFTLIQLKITKNWNIQ, from the coding sequence ATGGATACCAGAGAACAGGTGGTTAAAAAATCCCATAGTGTAAGAAGGTATTTCTCTTTAAAAACAAGAGAAATAAAGACAAGAAAATCCTATAGTATAAAAGCTTTTTTCTACTTGCTGCCAGCCTTATTGGTACTTGGAACTTTTCAGATATATCCAATTATTAAGGCACTAGGTATGAGTTTTTATACCGAATATAGTTATATTAACAATGAAGTATATGCTCGAGGTTTTGATAATTTTGAATATATTTTAAGCGATCCTGATTTTTACTTAAGCTTAAAGAATACCTTCATTTTTGTTATTGGAGTAGTGCCACTAAATTTAGTGGTTTCTGTGGGTTTTGCCTTACTGCTAAACCGTGTAGGGTTTTGGAAAAAATTTTTTTGCGGCGTATATTTTTTACCCTTTATTACCTCTACGGTGGCTGTAGCTATGGTATGGAGATGGATGTTTAATAGTCAGTATGGTTTAGTGAATCATTTTTTATCTTATTTTGGGATGTTACCTATTGCATGGTTATCAACACCATCCTTAACGATTCCGATATTAATTTTATTTAGTGTTTGGAAGGGAATGGGCTATAGGATCATTATCTTTGTAGCAGGTCTGCAAAGTATCGATGAAACCTACTATAAGGCGGCAAGGATTGATGGTGCAACAGCCTTTCAGCGGTTTTGGCACATCACACTGCCATTATTGACACCTACTTTGATTTTTGTAATAATTACCTCTTTTATTGGTGCCTTTAAAATTTTTGATGAAGTATATGTACTTTATAATGGTACCAGTGGCCCATTAAAGAGTGGATTGACGATGGTATATTATATTTTCATGAAGTTTTATCAAAACTGGGAGTTTACCAATGCGGCCGCAGCTTCTTTTGTACTGTTCGCCATTGTACTAGTATTTACACTGATACAATTAAAGATTACAAAAAATTGGAATATACAGTAA
- a CDS encoding CD3072 family TudS-related putative desulfidase, whose translation MERSKKMVLLCHCILNANSKVEGLSRFQGAIGEVVTLLIEKGIGMIQLPCPELLNHGIKRWGQVKSQFDTPYYRESCQQLFKPYLHQLKDYMKNGYEIVGLVGINGSPTCGINRTCDGVWGGEWKTSDVWKEKIDTIEVKYEKGVFIEEIQELLKLNNIELPLYGLDESCLEESIKGLRLFIEMEESSLSNNK comes from the coding sequence ATGGAAAGAAGTAAAAAAATGGTGTTGCTATGTCATTGTATTTTGAATGCCAACTCAAAGGTGGAGGGCCTGTCTAGGTTTCAGGGGGCAATAGGAGAGGTAGTTACTTTATTGATTGAAAAGGGGATTGGAATGATACAGCTGCCCTGCCCCGAATTATTAAATCATGGCATTAAACGCTGGGGGCAGGTAAAATCTCAGTTTGATACTCCATATTATAGAGAGAGCTGTCAGCAGTTGTTCAAGCCTTATCTACATCAACTTAAGGATTATATGAAAAATGGATATGAGATAGTAGGTTTAGTGGGAATCAATGGTAGTCCTACCTGTGGAATCAATCGAACCTGTGATGGAGTCTGGGGAGGTGAGTGGAAAACTAGTGATGTGTGGAAGGAAAAAATAGATACGATTGAAGTTAAATATGAAAAAGGCGTATTTATAGAAGAAATACAGGAGCTTCTTAAGTTAAATAATATAGAACTGCCTCTTTATGGCTTAGACGAATCTTGCCTAGAGGAATCTATTAAAGGTTTGAGACTATTTATTGAAATGGAAGAAAGTAGCTTAAGCAATAATAAGTAA
- a CDS encoding ABC transporter ATP-binding protein — translation MDIRLTNLTKHYEGVEALRGLNAEIKSGSLVSLLGPSGCGKSTILNLIAGLIEPNEGEVFFGDKNMNNVEPEHRNIGMVFQSYALYPHMSALKNIVFPLKMKKVPKKEAEERAKEIAKLVKIEELLNRKPKALSGGQQQRVAIARALIKNPQVLLLDEPFSNLDARLRIEMREEIKNIQKKTQITTLFVTHDQEEAMSISDQILLLNEGELQQYTNPKEMYDEPRNRFVANFLGNPPLNILKALWKKEEDHFVIEVQQEGYDSIKISLQENQVKACSDKITTQTEVGIRPENVIVRKEKKENSIPCSVSHIQLMGKELYIKVQIKNQKMIFIAPWNSDINVGETVYIEIQKALLF, via the coding sequence TTGGATATTCGTTTGACGAATCTAACAAAACATTATGAGGGTGTTGAGGCATTAAGAGGGCTAAATGCTGAAATTAAGAGTGGAAGCCTTGTTAGCTTGCTTGGGCCAAGTGGCTGTGGTAAAAGCACTATATTAAATCTAATCGCAGGCTTGATAGAACCTAATGAAGGAGAAGTGTTCTTTGGGGATAAAAACATGAATAATGTTGAACCGGAGCACCGGAATATTGGGATGGTATTTCAAAGCTATGCATTATATCCTCATATGTCAGCATTAAAAAATATTGTATTTCCCTTAAAAATGAAAAAAGTACCTAAAAAGGAAGCAGAGGAGAGGGCAAAGGAAATTGCTAAATTAGTAAAAATTGAAGAGCTACTAAATCGAAAGCCCAAGGCATTATCAGGGGGACAGCAGCAAAGGGTGGCGATTGCAAGGGCTTTGATAAAGAACCCTCAAGTGCTATTACTGGATGAGCCCTTTTCAAATTTAGATGCAAGATTGCGAATCGAAATGCGTGAAGAAATTAAAAATATTCAAAAGAAAACTCAAATTACTACTTTATTTGTGACCCATGATCAAGAAGAAGCCATGAGTATTTCTGATCAAATTTTGCTTTTAAACGAAGGTGAGCTTCAACAATACACAAATCCAAAAGAAATGTATGACGAGCCTCGAAATCGATTTGTGGCAAATTTTTTAGGGAATCCTCCTCTAAATATACTTAAAGCTCTTTGGAAAAAAGAGGAGGATCACTTTGTTATTGAAGTTCAACAGGAGGGCTACGACAGTATTAAGATCAGCCTACAGGAAAATCAGGTGAAAGCTTGTAGTGATAAAATCACTACGCAAACTGAGGTGGGTATTCGCCCAGAAAATGTAATCGTTAGAAAAGAAAAAAAAGAAAACAGTATTCCCTGTAGCGTTTCACATATTCAATTAATGGGAAAAGAATTATATATTAAAGTACAAATCAAAAACCAAAAGATGATATTTATAGCACCTTGGAATAGCGATATAAATGTGGGTGAGACAGTATATATTGAAATTCAAAAAGCTTTACTGTTTTAA